In a single window of the Bradyrhizobium erythrophlei genome:
- a CDS encoding acetate--CoA ligase family protein — translation MPHPLDSFFAPDSIALIGASRDLEKIPGRLLSMLRKNGFPGKLYPINPNYGDIDGLKCFPSIADVGQKIDLAIVIIPARAVLGALEQCAAAGVRNAVIISSGFAEEGGDSAAMQDAIADLAKRTGMRISGPNAEGFYSEAQHVAATFSPTVDVKPNEPRLLATARRIGIVAQSGGIGFAIYHRAKALGIALSYVISAGNESDLGAGEFLDYMVQDSSTDVILLFIEGIRDVDQFLAAARRAAETGKPVIVTKVGRSGAGERAAASHTASMAGWSTAYDAVFAKYGFIVSNDLDEAVTIAAVLTTNPLPKGDRVAVLTVSGGAGIWGADTVSMQGLQVPELSAPIQAEIMKLLPSYGAARNPIDVTAQGVHSGGLQKSIDLLDVSNEVDAMLVVLSLSSDTRMPFKQAELKPVISAQNKPIVFYSYTLPSHFARNELAASGVIVLSGLTHAGVALRRMVDYSKFKLAPPVDVAALPRRDLSTHLKSAVLSESDSKSLLREAGIALPDEVLVTERSALDSAIARVGFPLVMKIQSPDIPHKSEVGGVRVNITTKGEAFIAYQALQDDAHRHRPKAAIQGVLVGPMAKKGVEIIIGTLLDKTFGPMIMVGLGGITTELFRDVIYRPAPVGAIEAAAMLAELKASPLLNGFRGAAKADIPALAELISQVSLLAAAYRGQVSEIEINPVLVHPQGQGVTIVDALVVGKK, via the coding sequence ATGCCGCATCCGCTCGACTCCTTCTTCGCGCCCGACAGCATCGCGCTGATCGGCGCCTCGCGCGACCTGGAGAAAATTCCGGGGCGACTGTTGTCGATGCTGCGCAAGAACGGTTTTCCGGGAAAGCTTTACCCGATCAATCCGAATTACGGCGATATCGACGGGCTGAAATGCTTTCCCTCAATCGCCGATGTCGGGCAAAAGATCGACCTTGCCATCGTCATCATTCCGGCGCGCGCCGTGCTTGGAGCGCTCGAGCAATGCGCCGCCGCCGGCGTCAGGAACGCAGTCATTATATCCTCGGGTTTTGCCGAAGAGGGTGGCGACAGCGCCGCGATGCAGGATGCTATCGCCGATCTTGCCAAAAGGACCGGCATGCGCATCTCCGGTCCCAACGCCGAAGGCTTTTACAGCGAAGCCCAGCACGTCGCCGCCACCTTCAGCCCGACCGTCGACGTCAAGCCCAACGAGCCGCGGCTGCTCGCGACAGCCAGGCGCATCGGCATCGTCGCGCAAAGCGGCGGCATCGGCTTTGCGATCTATCACCGCGCCAAAGCGCTCGGCATCGCGCTCAGCTACGTCATCAGCGCCGGCAACGAATCCGATCTCGGCGCCGGCGAGTTCCTGGATTACATGGTGCAGGACTCCTCGACCGACGTGATCCTGCTGTTTATCGAAGGCATCAGGGACGTCGACCAATTCCTCGCCGCCGCCCGTCGTGCCGCCGAGACCGGCAAACCCGTCATCGTGACGAAGGTCGGCCGCTCCGGCGCCGGCGAGCGCGCCGCCGCCTCGCATACCGCCAGCATGGCCGGCTGGTCCACGGCCTATGACGCGGTGTTTGCCAAATACGGCTTTATCGTCTCCAACGATCTCGACGAGGCCGTCACTATCGCCGCCGTGCTGACCACCAATCCCCTGCCCAAGGGCGACCGCGTCGCCGTGCTCACGGTGTCCGGCGGCGCCGGCATCTGGGGCGCGGATACGGTTTCCATGCAGGGCCTGCAGGTGCCGGAATTGTCGGCGCCGATCCAGGCCGAAATCATGAAACTGCTGCCATCCTATGGTGCCGCGCGCAATCCGATCGACGTCACCGCGCAGGGCGTGCACTCCGGCGGGCTGCAGAAGAGCATCGATCTGCTCGACGTATCCAACGAGGTCGACGCCATGCTGGTGGTGCTGTCGCTGTCTAGCGACACGCGAATGCCGTTCAAGCAGGCGGAGTTGAAGCCGGTCATATCAGCCCAGAACAAGCCGATCGTGTTCTACTCCTACACGCTGCCTTCGCACTTCGCGCGCAATGAACTGGCGGCGTCGGGCGTCATCGTGCTGTCGGGGTTGACGCATGCCGGCGTGGCGTTGCGGCGGATGGTCGACTATTCGAAGTTCAAGCTTGCGCCGCCGGTCGATGTTGCGGCGTTGCCGCGGCGCGATCTCTCCACGCATCTGAAATCCGCTGTGCTGTCCGAATCCGACAGCAAGTCGCTGCTGCGCGAGGCCGGCATTGCGTTGCCCGACGAGGTGCTGGTGACGGAGCGAAGCGCGCTCGACAGTGCGATCGCCCGCGTCGGCTTTCCGCTGGTCATGAAGATCCAGTCGCCGGATATTCCGCACAAGAGCGAAGTCGGCGGCGTGCGCGTCAATATCACGACCAAGGGCGAGGCGTTCATCGCCTATCAGGCGCTGCAGGACGACGCCCACAGGCACCGGCCGAAGGCAGCGATTCAGGGCGTGCTGGTCGGCCCGATGGCGAAGAAGGGCGTCGAGATCATCATCGGCACGCTGCTGGATAAAACCTTCGGCCCCATGATCATGGTCGGCCTCGGCGGCATCACCACCGAATTGTTCAGGGACGTGATCTACCGCCCGGCGCCGGTAGGCGCGATCGAGGCCGCGGCCATGCTGGCCGAACTCAAGGCATCACCCTTGCTCAATGGCTTCAGGGGTGCCGCGAAAGCCGATATCCCGGCGCTGGCGGAATTGATCTCGCAAGTGTCGCTGCTCGCGGCGGCTTATCGCGGCCAAGTTTCGGAAATCGAAATCAATCCCGTGCTGGT
- a CDS encoding enoyl-CoA hydratase, producing MNDMVLQKLDSGLLTITMNRPDRRNALNPDMTRGLVEAARRAAEDHEVRAVLVKGAGGTFCVGGDVKSMAEGRAPLPFEAKMANLRRGMEVSRLLHQMPKPVVAQLDGAAAGAGLSIALACDLRVASASVKITTAFAKVGLSGDYGGTYFLTQMLGSTKARELYLTSPVLTAQEALALGMVTSVVPDAEVDARAHELAMSLAQGPSVTLGYIKRNINNAEHLSLEACFDAEAIHHTRAGETADHKEAAKAFVEKRKPVFSGH from the coding sequence ATGAACGATATGGTCCTGCAAAAACTCGATTCCGGCCTGCTCACCATCACCATGAACCGGCCTGACCGGCGCAACGCGCTCAATCCGGACATGACGCGGGGGCTGGTCGAGGCGGCGCGGCGCGCGGCGGAGGATCATGAGGTCCGTGCCGTGCTGGTGAAAGGTGCGGGCGGCACGTTCTGTGTCGGCGGCGACGTGAAATCGATGGCGGAGGGGCGGGCGCCGCTGCCATTCGAAGCCAAGATGGCCAACCTTCGCCGTGGCATGGAAGTCTCCCGCTTGCTGCACCAGATGCCGAAACCCGTGGTGGCGCAGCTCGATGGCGCCGCTGCCGGCGCCGGGCTTTCGATCGCGCTGGCCTGCGACCTTCGCGTCGCCTCCGCGTCCGTGAAAATCACCACCGCATTTGCCAAGGTCGGGTTGTCAGGCGATTACGGCGGCACCTATTTCCTGACCCAGATGCTCGGCAGCACCAAGGCGCGCGAGCTCTACCTGACCTCGCCGGTGCTGACGGCGCAGGAAGCGCTTGCGCTGGGCATGGTGACATCAGTCGTGCCCGACGCCGAGGTCGACGCGAGAGCGCACGAGTTGGCGATGTCGCTGGCGCAGGGCCCGTCGGTGACGCTGGGTTACATCAAGCGTAACATCAACAACGCCGAGCATCTTTCGCTCGAGGCCTGTTTCGACGCCGAGGCGATCCATCACACCCGCGCCGGCGAGACCGCCGACCACAAGGAAGCCGCCAAGGCGTTCGTCGAAAAGCGCAAGCCCGTTTTCTCCGGCCATTGA
- a CDS encoding ABC transporter substrate-binding protein, producing MKRVLSGVLASVLVLAAGAAWAQSKPPLKLGGILDMSGLYADITGPGSETAAKMAAEDFGGEVLGRKIEIIAADHLNKADLAANIARDMFDNQGVEMIYDVAASATALAAGEIAKARNKIIMFSGPGSIRLSNEACGPYTVHYVFDTFAQANVTGLAAVKSGLDTWFFLTADYAFGQDLEKDTTNVVLKSGGKVLGSVRHPLNTSDFSSYLLQAQASKAKVIGLANAGGDTINAIKQGAEFGVTKGGQKMSPLLAFVTDIDSVGLETAQGLLLAEAFYWDLNDDTRAFSKRFMARTKRVPTSAQAGVYSSVIHYLQAVKAAGTTDPAAVMKIMKDTPINDFFAKNGRIREDGRMVHDMYLFEVKKPSESKGRWDDYKLLATVPGNEAFQSLELSRCPLVKK from the coding sequence GTGCTGGTGCTCGCCGCCGGCGCGGCATGGGCCCAAAGCAAGCCTCCGCTCAAACTCGGCGGCATCCTCGACATGTCCGGTCTCTACGCCGACATCACCGGCCCCGGCAGCGAGACCGCTGCGAAGATGGCGGCGGAAGATTTCGGCGGCGAGGTGCTGGGCCGCAAGATCGAAATCATCGCCGCCGATCATCTCAACAAGGCCGATCTGGCCGCCAACATCGCCCGCGACATGTTCGACAATCAGGGCGTCGAGATGATCTACGACGTCGCGGCGTCCGCGACCGCGCTGGCCGCCGGCGAGATCGCCAAGGCGCGCAACAAGATCATCATGTTCTCCGGCCCCGGATCGATCCGCCTCAGCAACGAGGCCTGCGGGCCCTACACCGTGCATTATGTGTTCGACACTTTCGCCCAGGCCAACGTGACCGGGCTTGCCGCGGTCAAATCGGGACTCGACACCTGGTTCTTCCTCACCGCCGACTACGCCTTCGGCCAGGATCTGGAAAAGGACACCACCAATGTCGTGCTGAAGTCCGGCGGCAAGGTATTGGGCAGCGTCCGGCATCCGCTCAACACCTCGGACTTCTCGTCCTATCTGCTGCAGGCGCAGGCTTCGAAGGCCAAGGTGATCGGGCTCGCCAATGCCGGCGGCGACACCATCAACGCGATCAAGCAGGGCGCCGAGTTCGGCGTCACGAAGGGTGGCCAGAAGATGTCGCCGCTGCTGGCCTTCGTCACCGATATCGACAGCGTCGGACTTGAAACCGCGCAGGGGTTGTTGCTCGCCGAAGCCTTCTACTGGGATCTCAACGACGACACCCGGGCCTTCTCCAAGCGTTTCATGGCGCGCACCAAGCGGGTGCCGACCTCGGCGCAGGCGGGGGTCTATTCGTCGGTCATACATTATCTGCAGGCGGTGAAGGCCGCGGGCACCACCGACCCGGCCGCCGTGATGAAGATCATGAAGGACACCCCGATCAACGACTTCTTCGCCAAGAACGGCCGGATCCGCGAAGACGGCCGCATGGTGCACGACATGTATCTGTTCGAGGTCAAGAAGCCGTCGGAGTCGAAAGGCCGCTGGGACGACTACAAGCTCTTGGCGACCGTCCCGGGGAACGAGGCGTTCCAGTCGCTCGAACTGTCACGCTGCCCGTTGGTAAAGAAGTGA